The following DNA comes from Anopheles coustani chromosome 2, idAnoCousDA_361_x.2, whole genome shotgun sequence.
TTCAGTGATTCTgcaagaacgaaaaaaatcgCATAATCATTATAGAGATAAGAACATTTGTCCGTGTATGCTCGAAGCGAAAGTGACAGTACATGTCTTATCGAAGGAAGTCATGAGGTGTTTTAATCCTTCCAATTAGCTACCAAATCCTTCGATCATAAATCAAATGCTCCCAATAACTGCCTCGTTTCGCTAACTATACACCAAATTATTCAGAGATAAGCATGATATCAAGCCAGTCGCATGTGCAACGCGATTACACGTATCGCCAACTTACTTTCCAACGTGATCTCTTTGATTGAGTTTTTCGAGATGATGTTTCCGATGGCGAGCGTTACTTTTCGCACTTCAGGGTCAACTTGCGTAAAGAAGTCGGCGATCCCGTTACGCTCATGGTCTGCTGATATCACCATTCTTCTGTAAGGGCACTTGGGCAATCCTTGCGGTGTGATAAAGCTGATAGCTTTCGGGTCTCCTCCAACTGAAACAGGCACTCGTTGGGTCAACAATTACATCCGCCACAGGTGGCTATGCGAAGTGTGTTGTATAGTTGCTACCTAGAGGCACATTTCAACGCATAACTAAACGCGAGAGTTGGTGTTTTTGGCTAATAACAAACTATTGTTGTGATGAGTTTACGGAACTGACACTTTGCGCACTATTTTCGTACCATGCCTCATTGGTGTTTTTCACTTTGACTATTTCCAATCACTTTTGTGCAATTCCCTTTTGCACTCTGCTTCGTAACATATGACTCGAAGATAACAAAGACAGTGTTGCCAGAAAATaactaaaataaaagtgaaataaaaacatttaaattagtAAAAaggtgttaaaaataaaatatgttctcTAGTTGACTTAGAGTAGAGCAAAAACACAATTGTTTAGGATGTGGTTACTATTGAATgtaaatcaaaaatattttctttagcCGTGTATAAATGACTGTGAATGCTTTTACTAATCGATCAAAAGCTAGTTTAGAATCCCCCAAGGGCATCATGGACAATTTTTTAAGAGCGCCACATGAATTTAAACTTAACAAGTCTTCGTGAGTactgaaataaatttctaaaTCTTTTGGCATCACGGACTGATGTGTGCACCGGCTGTCAGTGGACTGTTATGACACCAATGTCAGCCATGGCAAagctcacacacacagtgtgagaattttcatcatcattGATACGCACGAAACTGGTGGACCGAATTTCATCAACACGCATCGTTCACGAAAGATTGCTAAGATTGTGTAATAAAGTGTATTATGTTTAAGCGAACGCTACCGTTCAATTAAGTAATAGAAATTGTATGAGTGGTGTATAGTATATAAATCGTACTTTTACAATGGCTTACCGTTTGTTAACGACGGCCAAGAAGCTCGAATCCGTGCTGATCGGATTGAATAGACCACACCGTACGGTCAGTGGAACCGACTGTGAACAGGTAAGAATTCATCACAGGACAACTGACCAACGGTGGCCACTAACATGATCCACTCCACTCGCAGATTATCCGGAGCTTAAGTTACCTTGAGTCGAGAAGCAATAAAACGTGGAACGAATTCATCCACCGCATACAACTGTTCTGCGAGAAACCACCGAAAGGGTTCGAAAAGTACTACAAACCTCCCGGTGCGAGTTCCTCCAAGCAGGCAAGCAACGCCGAACAAAGCGCCGCCAGCGATGGGAAAGCACCGGAGCAAGCACCACCGTCCAGTCAACAACCCAGTCAACCTCCACCCGGGGCGACGTCTCAGAAGAACGATTGGAATTTGGGCATGTTTTCGCCACAGCCGGCTCGGGGCAAGGGCGGCTCGAGTGGGAGCGGCGGTTCCGGTCGCCCGATCGGCGGTGGAGAAGATGGGGATAAGGAAAAAATGCTGATATTCGGGGCTCTGGCCGGTGTGGCATTTATATCGGCCATCGCTTTCTTTGAGATGGGCTACAAGGAAATTGCCTGGAAAGAGTTCGTTAATAAGTGAGTGGAAATTGTCGGGAAAGGCACAAACAGTGAGGATaacattttcttcattcaTAGCTACCTCGCACGTGGCATCGTCGATAAGCTGGAAGTAGTCAACAAGAAATGGGTGCGAGTAAAGCTTACTCCCGGCAATGCATCAGATTCTTCGGTAATAATCTATTCCATCGGCCACTTTCTCTCGAACAATCTGAAGATAATAGActttatttcctttctttcaaaTCCTTTTAGGGTGTCCTATGGTTCAACATCGGAAGCGTGGATTCTTTCGAAAGAAACCTGGAAAACGCACAGACCGACATGAACATTGAGCCTGTAAACTTTGTGCCCGTCATCTATCGGAGTGAACTGGAGGCATCCAGCCTTACGGGTCTCTTACCAACGCTGCTGATAATCGGTTTCCTGGTGTACATGATGCGACGATCGTCGGAGATGATGGGCGGTcgaggaggacgacgaggaggtGGCCTTTTCGGTGGAGTAATGCAGTCGACCGCGAAGCTAATTAATGCTAATGAAATCAACGTCGGATTCAAGTAAGTGTTGTGAGGTGGTTAAACACAAAATGAATATTTGCTGTTatcttattatttttacttttctagGGACGTTGCTGGATGTGAAGAGGCAAAGATCGAAATTATGGAGTTTGTGAATTTCCTTAAGAACCCCCAACAGTACATCGATCTTGGTGCGAAAATTCCCAAAGGTGCCATGCTCACTGGCCCACCCGGTACCGGAAAGACGCTTCTCGCCAAGGCGACCGCCGGTGAAGCGAACGTACCGTTCATCACCGTGTCAGGATCGGAGTttttggaaatgtttgtcggtGTGGGTCCGTCGCGTGTGCGTGATATGTTTGCAATGGCGCGCAAAAACGCACCCTGCATCCTGTTCATCGATGAAATCGACGCCGTCGGCCGAAAGCGTGGCGGGAAAAGCTTCGGTGGACACTCCGAGCAGGAAAACACGCTCAACCAACTGCTCGTCGAGATGGACGGATTCAACACGACGACAAATGTGGTCGTGCTGGCAGCAACGAATCGAGTGGACATCCTAGACAAGGCACTCCTTCGCCCCGGTCGCTTCGATCGGCAGATCTATGTACCCGCGCCCGATATTAAGGGTCGGGCAAGTATTTTCAAAGTGCATTTGGGCCCGCTGAAGACAGGTCTGGACAAGATGGATCTGGCCCGCAAGATGGCTGCGCTGACGCCGGGTTTTACCGGTGCGGATATAGCCAACGTTTGCAACGAAGCGGCCCTGATCGCAGCACGTGATCTGAACGAAACGATCATCATGAAACACTTCGAGCAGGCAATCGAGCGTGTCATCGCGGGtatggagaagaaaacaaacgtcctGTCTCCGGAAGAGAAGCGTACCGTGGCGTATCACGAGGCTGGGCATGCCGTTTGCGGCTGGTTCCTCGAACACTCGGACCCCCTGCTGAAGGTTTCGATTATTCCCCGTGGCAAAGGGCTCGGTTACGCCCAGTACTTGCCGAAGGATCAGTATCTGCTGACTACGGAGCAGTTGTACGATCGCATGTGCATGACGCTTGGTGGGCGCGTCTCGGAAGAGATCTTTTTCGAGCGCATTACGACGGGCGCTCAGGATGACCTGAAGAAAATCACCGACAGTGCGTACGCGCAAATTACACGCTTCGGTATGAACAAGAAGGTCGGTAACGTTAGCTTCGATAGCTCGCAGCCGGGCGATCCGATGTTCACGAAGCCGTACTCGGAGCAGACGGCTCAGCTGATCGACGAAGAAGTGCGGGCACTTATTGACCGGGCGTACGTGCGGACAACGGAGTTGCTCAAGAAGCACAGGGCCGACGTTGAGAAGGTCGCCGAGCGTCTGCTGAAGAACGAAGTGCTCAGCCGGGACGACATGATCGAGCTGCTTGGTAAGCGGCCGTTCCCCGAAAAGTCCACTTACGAGGAGTTCGTGGAGGGCACGGGCTCATTCGAGGAGGACACTACTCTACCGGAAGGCCTGACCAGTTGGAACAAGGAGAAGGTGGGTGAAAGCAAGGAGGACAGTGCAAAGCAAGACGACGACAGCAAAGCGAAAGTATAAATTGTTTGCTAAATCCGTATGCGTATTTCTCATCAACTCCAGAGTAGCCGGATCACGAAATTTACAGTGGAATAATGTcaaagtggaaaatttaataaaatgtacGAATAATGAGGTATCTGTTGCGAGATTGTAGCTGAAAACGTTTATATTGTTAGTctattttgttgcttttgaagTAATAGTGTCATTAGATTAAGAATGACTCACGCAAAAAGAAAGTCGGTAACACGAACCGAAAGGCAGATGGAAATGAATAAAACTTATGAAAtttcaaacgaacaaaaatcgTTGACAACAAATCTCGCGAGCTTCACATCGGGTCACGACGTTCCTCAGAATTCTCTCCCGCGAGAAAAAATCATAGCATCCCAGCGCAACAACGCGATGTTGTGCGAGCGT
Coding sequences within:
- the LOC131266478 gene encoding AFG3-like protein 2 produces the protein MAYRLLTTAKKLESVLIGLNRPHRTVSGTDCEQIIRSLSYLESRSNKTWNEFIHRIQLFCEKPPKGFEKYYKPPGASSSKQASNAEQSAASDGKAPEQAPPSSQQPSQPPPGATSQKNDWNLGMFSPQPARGKGGSSGSGGSGRPIGGGEDGDKEKMLIFGALAGVAFISAIAFFEMGYKEIAWKEFVNNYLARGIVDKLEVVNKKWVRVKLTPGNASDSSGVLWFNIGSVDSFERNLENAQTDMNIEPVNFVPVIYRSELEASSLTGLLPTLLIIGFLVYMMRRSSEMMGGRGGRRGGGLFGGVMQSTAKLINANEINVGFKDVAGCEEAKIEIMEFVNFLKNPQQYIDLGAKIPKGAMLTGPPGTGKTLLAKATAGEANVPFITVSGSEFLEMFVGVGPSRVRDMFAMARKNAPCILFIDEIDAVGRKRGGKSFGGHSEQENTLNQLLVEMDGFNTTTNVVVLAATNRVDILDKALLRPGRFDRQIYVPAPDIKGRASIFKVHLGPLKTGLDKMDLARKMAALTPGFTGADIANVCNEAALIAARDLNETIIMKHFEQAIERVIAGMEKKTNVLSPEEKRTVAYHEAGHAVCGWFLEHSDPLLKVSIIPRGKGLGYAQYLPKDQYLLTTEQLYDRMCMTLGGRVSEEIFFERITTGAQDDLKKITDSAYAQITRFGMNKKVGNVSFDSSQPGDPMFTKPYSEQTAQLIDEEVRALIDRAYVRTTELLKKHRADVEKVAERLLKNEVLSRDDMIELLGKRPFPEKSTYEEFVEGTGSFEEDTTLPEGLTSWNKEKVGESKEDSAKQDDDSKAKV